Proteins encoded in a region of the Variovorax sp. PAMC 28711 genome:
- a CDS encoding CHASE2 domain-containing protein, which yields MRADGRFMRRRLLTDSLLIALLLPLLLLWLDGRTGLPEANRMVYDRLLQTLPATASGDVVIIGIDKRSIDAIGPLPWPRSVHAELLERLAPAAPRSVLFNVFFDAGSARPEDDQRLARAIGALPVYLPLDYTHPSAAAPGVRTGFTDPLAMLAQHAEGIGHANVAPDADDRVRTIFRYEGTAERLVPYVGLLMATGAQDASPANPVFAPRGDWSKLSRFGFRFAGPAGTYRTESFIDVLRGAVSADSLRGKYLMVGALADSRVNDQLAVVGVGARSSMPGVEIHANAFDALRQGRTLEFPTPVAGTLWKVVPIWIALALFLLSARHALASAMLLVTGCALLALIAVSQAHYMPPIATSMAGIALSYLLWSGRRFSAMLLFLRQRIDALNAVPSGAFEPPTTPRAVALDAVEERAHSLDRAIQRLVGLQAMLNESLQMMPVAVAVCRADGVIAQSNAVARQLLTGQPAIAGPAGAGDPLEGRNLLDILSRMQRKTISDGLQADAADRWAQAMDGEYTTAGHDVLRVHAVQLAGLGDAPGTHRVVVLRDLTTERRVQGERERWFAFLSHDLRSPQVSILSLLALHADQESGRIDTAQLVQGVERQAHRTLALTENVMSMIETAASRQDLSAIPMGDAAMDAIDASWHYAQSRGVLLAPMLGDDDCIVRADRPLLTRAILNLLTNAIRHSAPGRTVHVCMSQSQSALHGGAVGEAVLSVRDEGEGMSAEKLARILKTDARERAPGQPAHAHDVQGWGIGMSVVHAVIERHRGWLDAHSAPGVGSTFLLGLPLQALSMEEADYSRNTPQSAGNQRMLPTL from the coding sequence ATGCGGGCTGACGGCCGCTTCATGCGACGGCGGCTGCTCACCGACTCGCTGCTGATCGCGCTGCTGCTGCCGCTGTTGCTGCTGTGGCTCGACGGCCGAACCGGCTTGCCGGAAGCCAATCGCATGGTCTACGACCGCCTGCTGCAGACGCTGCCGGCCACCGCCTCCGGCGATGTCGTGATCATCGGCATCGACAAGCGCAGCATCGACGCCATCGGCCCGCTGCCCTGGCCGCGTTCGGTGCACGCCGAGTTGCTCGAACGCCTTGCGCCGGCGGCACCCCGCTCGGTGCTGTTCAACGTGTTTTTCGATGCCGGCAGCGCGCGACCCGAGGACGACCAGCGCCTGGCCCGCGCCATCGGCGCGCTGCCCGTCTACCTGCCGCTGGACTACACCCATCCATCGGCCGCAGCGCCGGGCGTTCGCACCGGCTTCACCGACCCGCTCGCCATGCTCGCGCAGCATGCGGAGGGAATCGGCCACGCCAACGTCGCGCCGGATGCCGACGACCGGGTGCGCACCATCTTTCGCTACGAAGGCACCGCCGAGCGGCTGGTGCCCTACGTCGGCCTGCTCATGGCCACCGGCGCGCAAGACGCGTCGCCGGCCAACCCCGTGTTCGCGCCTCGCGGCGACTGGAGCAAGCTGTCGCGCTTCGGCTTCCGGTTCGCGGGACCGGCCGGCACCTACCGGACGGAATCCTTCATCGACGTGCTGCGCGGGGCGGTGTCTGCGGACAGCCTTCGCGGCAAGTACCTGATGGTCGGTGCGCTGGCGGACTCGCGGGTGAACGACCAGCTGGCCGTGGTCGGCGTGGGCGCGCGCAGCAGCATGCCGGGCGTCGAGATCCATGCCAATGCTTTCGATGCCTTGCGCCAAGGTCGCACCCTCGAGTTCCCGACGCCGGTCGCCGGCACATTGTGGAAGGTCGTGCCGATCTGGATCGCGCTCGCGCTGTTCCTGCTGAGTGCGCGGCATGCGCTGGCCAGCGCCATGCTGCTGGTCACCGGCTGCGCGTTGCTCGCGCTGATCGCCGTGTCGCAGGCGCATTACATGCCGCCGATCGCCACCTCGATGGCCGGCATCGCACTGAGCTACCTGCTGTGGAGCGGCCGGCGTTTCAGCGCGATGCTGCTGTTCTTGCGGCAACGCATCGATGCGCTGAATGCCGTGCCATCGGGCGCCTTCGAACCGCCGACCACGCCGCGTGCAGTCGCGCTCGATGCGGTCGAAGAACGCGCGCACAGCCTCGACCGGGCCATCCAGCGATTGGTGGGCCTGCAGGCGATGCTGAACGAGAGCCTGCAGATGATGCCGGTGGCGGTCGCGGTGTGCCGCGCCGACGGCGTGATCGCGCAGAGCAACGCCGTCGCGCGCCAGCTGTTGACGGGGCAACCTGCCATTGCCGGCCCTGCCGGCGCCGGCGATCCGCTCGAGGGGCGAAACCTCCTCGACATACTCTCTCGCATGCAGCGAAAGACGATTTCAGACGGGCTGCAAGCCGACGCCGCCGACCGCTGGGCGCAGGCGATGGACGGCGAATACACCACCGCGGGCCACGATGTGCTGCGCGTGCATGCGGTGCAGCTCGCCGGCCTCGGCGATGCGCCCGGCACGCACCGGGTCGTGGTGCTGCGCGACCTGACGACCGAACGACGGGTGCAGGGCGAACGCGAGCGCTGGTTCGCGTTTCTTTCACACGATTTGCGCAGCCCGCAGGTGTCGATTCTGAGCCTGCTCGCACTGCACGCCGACCAGGAAAGCGGCCGCATCGACACCGCGCAACTGGTGCAGGGGGTCGAGCGCCAAGCGCATCGCACGCTCGCACTCACCGAGAACGTGATGAGCATGATCGAGACCGCCGCCAGTCGCCAGGACCTGTCGGCCATTCCGATGGGGGACGCGGCGATGGACGCCATCGACGCGAGCTGGCACTACGCGCAAAGCCGCGGGGTGTTGCTGGCGCCGATGCTCGGCGATGACGACTGCATCGTGCGCGCCGATCGCCCGCTGTTGACCCGCGCGATCCTCAATCTGCTGACCAACGCGATCCGTCACAGCGCACCGGGCCGCACGGTGCATGTGTGCATGAGCCAGAGCCAGTCCGCCCTGCACGGCGGCGCGGTCGGGGAGGCGGTGTTGTCGGTGCGCGACGAAGGCGAAGGCATGTCCGCGGAGAAGCTGGCCCGCATCCTGAAAACCGATGCGCGTGAAAGAGCGCCGGGACAGCCGGCGCATGCGCACGACGTCCAGGGCTGGGGCATCGGGATGTCGGTGGTGCACGCCGTGATCGAGCGGCATCGCGGCTGGCTGGACGCGCACAGCGCACCGGGCGTCGGCAGCACGTTTTTGCTGGGCCTGCCTTTGCAGGCGCTGTCGATGGAGGAAGCCGACTATTCGAGGAACACGCCGCAATCGGCCGGCAACCAGCGCATGCTGCCGACCCTGTAG
- a CDS encoding outer membrane protein assembly factor BamE, which yields MKIWRIGALGACTLFALHGCVTNNPSRGIADDGTSAQRIVFPAISHDPALRKPGRAVVREKLGLIRTGMHKDQVVALLGTPQFDEGIAGVREWDYRLDFKSGGGLTTCQYKLLFDADYRVGSMRWLPADCGVFLE from the coding sequence ATGAAAATCTGGCGGATCGGCGCGCTCGGCGCCTGCACACTGTTTGCACTGCACGGCTGCGTTACCAACAACCCCAGCCGGGGCATCGCCGATGACGGCACAAGCGCGCAGCGCATCGTCTTTCCGGCCATTTCGCACGATCCGGCGCTGCGCAAGCCGGGCCGTGCGGTGGTGCGCGAAAAGCTCGGGCTGATCCGCACCGGCATGCACAAGGACCAGGTCGTTGCGCTGCTCGGAACGCCCCAGTTCGACGAAGGCATCGCCGGCGTGCGCGAGTGGGATTACCGGCTCGACTTCAAGAGCGGCGGCGGCCTCACCACCTGCCAGTACAAGCTGCTGTTCGATGCCGACTACAGGGTCGGCAGCATGCGCTGGTTGCCGGCCGATTGCGGCGTGTTCCTCGAATAG
- a CDS encoding carboxypeptidase regulatory-like domain-containing protein produces MKNRIPLIAAALCMAGALQAQAQTPPAMPAMKGEGAFRWICGGIGSDESTAFRAAMKSHPLSLLFARQDGAYVADVDVAIQREGGAPGFTLRATGPVCLVDVPAGRYTVQATAQGTTQKQPVTVGDTPKTADFRF; encoded by the coding sequence ATGAAGAACCGAATCCCGTTGATCGCCGCCGCGTTGTGCATGGCCGGCGCGCTGCAGGCGCAGGCGCAAACGCCACCCGCGATGCCCGCCATGAAAGGCGAGGGCGCCTTTCGCTGGATTTGCGGCGGCATCGGCTCCGATGAATCGACCGCTTTCCGCGCCGCGATGAAGTCCCATCCGTTGTCGTTGCTGTTCGCACGCCAGGACGGCGCCTATGTGGCCGATGTCGACGTCGCGATCCAGCGCGAAGGCGGCGCACCCGGGTTCACCCTGCGCGCCACGGGTCCGGTCTGCCTCGTCGACGTACCGGCGGGTCGCTACACCGTCCAGGCCACCGCGCAAGGCACCACGCAGAAGCAGCCGGTGACGGTCGGCGACACGCCCAAGACGGCAGACTTCCGCTTCTGA
- the glcF gene encoding glycolate oxidase subunit GlcF has protein sequence MQTELAPEFRDTADGQEAEAILRKCVHCGFCTATCPTYQLLGDELDGPRGRIYLIKQVLEGKTPTRSTQLHLDRCLTCRNCETTCPSGVQYGHLVDIGRKIVDAKVPRPAVESATRWLLKEALPSPLFGPAMKLGQSVRGLLPEALKAKVPARQDAGTWPTATHARKVLMLAGCVQPSMMPNINSATARVLDAAGIQTVIARAAGCCGGVKFHLNDQDGAKAQMRANIDAWWPQVERDEVEAIVMNASGCGVTVREYGHILRDDPAYALKARRVSELTRDLSELLPDLVPVLKGRVKAPTGVVGYHPPCTLQHGQKLRGGVEVNLRALGFDVQVARSESHLCCGSAGTYSVLQPEIAYTLRDRKLGHLNQLQPTTIVSANIGCITHLQSGSTVAVKHWIEVLDAALTEASSPKEPSA, from the coding sequence ATGCAAACCGAACTCGCTCCCGAATTTCGCGACACCGCCGACGGCCAGGAAGCCGAGGCGATCCTGCGCAAATGCGTGCACTGCGGCTTCTGCACCGCGACCTGCCCGACCTACCAGCTGCTCGGCGACGAGCTCGACGGCCCGCGCGGACGCATCTACCTCATCAAGCAGGTGCTCGAAGGCAAGACGCCGACGCGCAGCACGCAGCTGCATCTGGACCGTTGCCTCACCTGCCGCAACTGTGAGACCACCTGCCCGAGCGGCGTGCAGTACGGCCACCTGGTCGACATCGGCCGCAAGATCGTCGATGCGAAGGTGCCGCGCCCCGCGGTGGAATCGGCCACGCGCTGGCTCTTGAAGGAAGCGCTGCCGTCGCCGCTGTTCGGCCCGGCCATGAAGCTGGGCCAGTCGGTGCGCGGGCTGCTGCCCGAGGCGCTCAAGGCCAAGGTGCCCGCCAGACAGGACGCCGGCACCTGGCCGACCGCCACGCACGCGCGCAAGGTGCTCATGCTGGCCGGTTGCGTGCAGCCGTCGATGATGCCCAACATCAACAGCGCGACCGCCCGGGTGCTCGATGCGGCGGGCATCCAGACCGTGATCGCGCGCGCAGCCGGTTGCTGCGGCGGCGTCAAGTTCCACCTGAACGACCAGGACGGCGCCAAGGCGCAGATGCGCGCCAACATCGATGCGTGGTGGCCGCAAGTCGAGCGCGACGAAGTCGAGGCGATCGTCATGAACGCATCGGGTTGCGGTGTCACGGTGCGCGAGTACGGCCACATCCTGCGCGACGATCCGGCCTATGCGCTCAAAGCGCGGCGCGTCAGCGAACTCACGCGCGACCTGAGCGAGCTGCTGCCCGACCTGGTGCCGGTGCTCAAGGGCCGCGTGAAGGCGCCCACCGGCGTGGTCGGCTATCACCCGCCCTGCACCTTGCAGCATGGCCAGAAGTTGCGCGGCGGCGTCGAAGTGAATCTGCGCGCGCTCGGTTTCGACGTGCAGGTCGCGCGAAGCGAGTCGCACCTGTGTTGCGGATCGGCCGGCACCTATTCGGTGCTTCAACCGGAAATCGCCTACACGTTGCGTGACCGCAAGCTGGGACACTTGAACCAGTTGCAACCGACGACCATTGTCTCGGCCAATATCGGATGCATCACCCATCTGCAAAGCGGCAGCACCGTGGCCGTGAAGCACTGGATCGAGGTGCTCGATGCGGCCTTGACGGAGGCGTCTTCGCCCAAGGAGCCCTCCGCATGA
- the glcE gene encoding glycolate oxidase subunit GlcE, which yields MDPALRQIADRIRAAATDATPLDIRGGGTKYFYGEAPQGEPLVTSELHGITSYEPSELVVTVRAGTPLAELEALLAEHGQCLPFEAPRFAHPANPGVRGGTVGGMVAAGLSGPSRASVGAVRDYVLGATLVNGRGEVLSFGGTVMKNVAGYDVSRVLAGSLGVLGLIAEVSLKVLPVAPAEATLSFDCSQADALRLLNEWGGRPLPLNASAWHEADGVGRLALRLRGAVAAVEAACGHLGGERQDAQQAAAFWQSLRDQQHPWFAARLVDDGAADLWRLSVPQTAPVLALDGMPLIEWHGGQRWYCAARGQAEALRDAARAAGGSATLFAAASPDSLGAATDSVPKFDALSPPLARIHRALKHEFDPHRIFNRGRFYRDL from the coding sequence ATGGATCCAGCCCTTCGCCAGATCGCCGATCGCATCCGCGCGGCCGCCACCGACGCCACCCCGCTCGACATCCGCGGCGGCGGCACCAAATACTTCTACGGCGAGGCCCCGCAAGGCGAGCCGCTGGTCACCAGCGAGCTGCACGGCATCACCAGCTACGAACCCAGCGAACTCGTGGTCACCGTGCGCGCCGGCACGCCGCTGGCCGAACTCGAGGCGCTGCTGGCCGAACACGGGCAGTGCCTGCCTTTCGAGGCGCCGCGCTTCGCCCATCCTGCCAACCCCGGCGTGCGCGGCGGCACCGTCGGCGGCATGGTCGCGGCGGGCCTGAGCGGTCCGTCCCGCGCGAGCGTCGGCGCGGTGCGCGACTACGTGCTCGGTGCGACGTTGGTCAACGGACGCGGCGAGGTGCTCAGCTTCGGCGGCACCGTCATGAAGAACGTCGCGGGCTACGACGTCTCGCGCGTGCTGGCCGGTTCGCTCGGCGTGTTGGGCCTCATCGCGGAAGTGAGCCTGAAGGTGCTGCCGGTGGCGCCGGCCGAGGCCACGCTGAGTTTCGACTGCAGCCAGGCCGATGCGTTGCGCCTGCTCAACGAATGGGGCGGCCGGCCGCTGCCGCTGAACGCGAGCGCCTGGCACGAGGCCGATGGCGTCGGCCGGCTCGCGCTGCGTCTGCGCGGGGCGGTGGCTGCGGTCGAAGCGGCATGCGGGCATCTGGGCGGCGAGAGGCAGGATGCGCAGCAGGCAGCGGCCTTCTGGCAGTCGCTGCGCGACCAGCAGCATCCCTGGTTCGCCGCACGCCTTGTCGACGATGGCGCTGCCGACCTGTGGCGGCTGTCGGTGCCGCAAACCGCGCCGGTGCTGGCGCTCGACGGCATGCCGTTGATCGAATGGCACGGCGGGCAGCGTTGGTACTGTGCCGCGCGCGGGCAGGCTGAGGCGCTGCGAGACGCGGCGCGGGCGGCGGGCGGCAGTGCGACGCTGTTCGCTGCCGCATCGCCCGACTCGCTTGGCGCTGCGACCGACTCCGTTCCAAAGTTCGACGCGTTGAGCCCGCCGCTGGCGCGCATCCATCGCGCGCTCAAGCACGAATTCGATCCGCACCGCATCTTCAATCGCGGCCGCTTTTATCGGGACCTTTGA
- a CDS encoding SMP-30/gluconolactonase/LRE family protein, with translation MWTTLQDSQCELGESPFWHPQERSLYWVDIPGRAVLRTRGEIGMATVERWLLPSEPGCMAPARSGGLVIALRDGIYRAREWGGELTLLAGVDYDTRTMRFNDGKCDALGRFWAGTLNEAKDRPNATLFCLDARDGKAPSVTAMAGDATTANGLAFSADRRTVYWSDTAAHAIRAWDWDSEPNTLTNPRVFQQFAPKPSGWTPSSPVRYQGRPDGATLDAEGCYWAAMFEGGQLLRFNAAGEQVAAIATPVQCPTMPCFGGDDLKTLFVTSARRGRPAEEIEQRPASGCVVSMHVATPGMSVSFFED, from the coding sequence ATGTGGACCACCCTTCAAGACAGCCAGTGCGAGCTTGGCGAATCCCCTTTCTGGCATCCGCAGGAGCGCTCGCTGTACTGGGTGGACATTCCCGGTCGCGCCGTGCTGCGCACCCGCGGCGAGATCGGCATGGCGACGGTCGAGCGATGGCTGCTGCCCAGCGAACCCGGCTGCATGGCGCCCGCACGCAGTGGCGGTCTGGTGATCGCGCTGCGCGACGGCATCTACCGGGCGCGCGAATGGGGCGGTGAACTCACGCTGCTGGCCGGCGTCGACTACGACACCCGCACGATGCGCTTCAACGACGGCAAGTGCGATGCGCTCGGCCGCTTCTGGGCCGGCACGTTGAACGAGGCCAAGGACCGGCCGAACGCCACGCTCTTTTGTCTCGACGCGCGGGACGGCAAGGCGCCGTCGGTCACCGCGATGGCGGGCGATGCGACCACCGCCAACGGCCTCGCGTTTTCGGCGGACCGGCGCACGGTTTACTGGTCGGACACCGCAGCGCATGCGATCCGCGCGTGGGACTGGGACAGCGAGCCGAACACGCTCACGAACCCGCGCGTGTTCCAGCAGTTCGCGCCGAAGCCTTCGGGCTGGACGCCGTCGTCGCCGGTGCGCTACCAGGGCCGGCCCGACGGCGCCACGCTCGACGCCGAAGGGTGCTACTGGGCCGCGATGTTCGAAGGCGGGCAGTTGCTTCGGTTCAACGCTGCGGGCGAGCAGGTCGCGGCCATTGCCACGCCGGTGCAATGCCCGACCATGCCGTGTTTTGGCGGAGACGACCTGAAAACACTGTTCGTGACGAGCGCCCGCCGCGGCCGCCCGGCCGAAGAGATCGAGCAGCGGCCCGCTTCCGGCTGCGTGGTGTCGATGCACGTCGCGACGCCCGGCATGTCGGTGAGCTTCTTCGAAGACTGA
- a CDS encoding ammonium transporter, with the protein MKKLLVSLALGLSVLTAGVSGFAQTPAPAAEASAPAAAAAPAVAPAAAAATAPAADAAAAAPAIKFDKGDTSWMMLSTLLVIMMTIPGLALFYGGLVRSKNMLSVLMQVMVTFSLIVVLWLVYGYSLAFTEGNAFIGGFDRLFMKGIFDPATGVFAPGATFSKGVYIPELLFAAFQATFAGITCCLIVGAFAERAKFGGILLFMVLWFTFSYAPIAHMVWYWMGPDAYASKDVVDAMNAKAGYIWQMGALDFAGGTVVHINAAVAGLVGAFVIGKRVGYGKEAFTPHSLTLTMVGASLLWVGWFGFNAGSALEAGTSAVLAFMNTFSATAAAVLAWCIGEALIRGKASMLGAASGAVAGLVAITPAAGNVGLMGAIVIGFVAGFACLWGVNGLKKLLGADDSLDVFGVHGVGGIVGALLTGVFNTQSLGGPGIVGDWVTAAVVTTEIGPQVWIQLKAVLLTIVWSGVVSFVAFKIADLTIGLRVTEEEEREGLDISSHGETAYNR; encoded by the coding sequence ATGAAAAAACTGCTCGTCTCCCTCGCGCTCGGCCTGAGCGTGCTCACTGCCGGCGTGTCTGGCTTCGCCCAGACGCCCGCGCCTGCCGCCGAGGCCTCGGCCCCGGCTGCCGCTGCCGCGCCGGCCGTGGCACCCGCCGCCGCGGCTGCCACGGCACCTGCTGCCGATGCCGCAGCCGCTGCACCCGCGATCAAGTTCGACAAGGGCGACACCAGCTGGATGATGCTGTCGACGCTGCTGGTCATCATGATGACCATCCCCGGCCTCGCGCTGTTCTACGGCGGCCTGGTCCGCAGCAAGAACATGCTGTCGGTCCTGATGCAGGTGATGGTCACGTTCTCGCTGATCGTCGTGTTGTGGCTGGTCTACGGCTACAGCCTCGCGTTCACCGAGGGCAATGCCTTCATCGGCGGCTTCGACCGGCTCTTCATGAAGGGGATCTTCGATCCGGCCACCGGCGTGTTCGCACCCGGCGCGACCTTCAGCAAGGGCGTCTACATCCCCGAACTGCTGTTCGCCGCGTTCCAGGCCACCTTCGCCGGCATCACCTGCTGCCTGATCGTCGGTGCCTTCGCAGAGCGCGCCAAGTTCGGCGGCATCCTGCTGTTCATGGTGCTGTGGTTCACCTTCAGCTACGCGCCGATCGCGCACATGGTCTGGTACTGGATGGGCCCGGATGCCTACGCCAGCAAGGACGTGGTCGACGCGATGAACGCCAAGGCCGGCTACATCTGGCAGATGGGCGCCCTGGACTTCGCAGGCGGCACGGTGGTGCACATCAACGCGGCCGTCGCCGGTCTGGTCGGTGCTTTCGTGATCGGCAAGCGCGTGGGCTACGGCAAGGAAGCCTTCACGCCGCATTCACTGACGCTGACGATGGTCGGTGCCTCGCTGCTGTGGGTGGGCTGGTTCGGCTTCAACGCCGGTTCGGCCCTCGAAGCCGGCACCAGCGCCGTGCTCGCCTTCATGAACACCTTCTCGGCCACCGCCGCCGCCGTGCTCGCATGGTGCATCGGCGAAGCGCTGATTCGCGGCAAGGCGTCGATGCTCGGTGCCGCTTCGGGCGCCGTCGCCGGCCTCGTGGCGATCACCCCGGCCGCCGGCAACGTCGGCCTGATGGGCGCGATCGTGATCGGCTTCGTCGCCGGCTTCGCCTGCCTCTGGGGCGTCAATGGTCTCAAGAAGCTGCTCGGCGCGGACGACTCGCTCGACGTGTTCGGCGTGCACGGTGTCGGCGGTATCGTCGGCGCCCTGCTCACCGGCGTGTTCAACACGCAGTCGCTCGGCGGCCCCGGCATCGTCGGCGACTGGGTCACGGCTGCCGTCGTGACCACCGAGATCGGACCGCAGGTCTGGATCCAGCTGAAGGCTGTGCTCCTCACCATCGTGTGGTCGGGTGTGGTTTCCTTCGTCGCCTTCAAGATCGCCGACCTGACGATCGGTCTTCGCGTGACGGAAGAAGAAGAGCGCGAAGGCCTCGACATCTCGTCGCACGGCGAGACCGCGTACAACCGCTAA
- the glnK gene encoding P-II family nitrogen regulator: MKLVTAIIKPFKLDEVREALSAIGVQGITVTEVKGFGRQKGHTELYRGAEYVVDFLPKVKIEAAISDDLVERVIEAVEGAARTGKIGDGKVFVYNLEQVVRIRTGETGREAL; this comes from the coding sequence ATGAAGCTGGTCACAGCCATCATCAAACCATTCAAGCTGGACGAAGTGCGCGAAGCGCTGTCGGCCATCGGCGTGCAGGGCATCACCGTGACGGAGGTCAAGGGCTTCGGTCGCCAGAAGGGCCACACCGAGCTGTACCGCGGCGCGGAATACGTCGTCGACTTTCTGCCCAAGGTCAAGATCGAAGCGGCCATTTCCGACGATCTGGTCGAGCGCGTGATCGAGGCGGTCGAAGGCGCTGCACGCACCGGCAAGATCGGCGACGGCAAGGTTTTTGTCTACAACCTCGAGCAGGTTGTTCGCATCCGCACCGGCGAAACGGGCCGCGAAGCCCTCTGA
- a CDS encoding TorF family putative porin — protein MHRSAAKTLVALATALTASGAVLAQTAVAPAAEPAPVVSPLTANISLTSNYKFRGQDQDQIGNNGFYKKRGIKPAIQGGFDYAHESGFYVGNWNSSVNWLSGNSIESDIYGGYKFKGGPIDWDVGVLTYIYPGNKNGNTTEVYGAGTYSDEALGALTLKYSHTVSKDYFGYAGANTYNPYLNPFGSRPSGRGTGYLNLSYAKEVIPHLTLKAAVGYTRMSSDIREIGYKSYVDYSLGGTWDFGGGLALTGAVQGANKKDSYLLSTGTGVDVYGDGSFIYGATSQSINKPRLIVTLTKTF, from the coding sequence ATGCATCGTTCCGCCGCCAAGACCCTGGTTGCATTGGCCACAGCTTTGACCGCGTCGGGAGCCGTTCTGGCCCAGACCGCTGTTGCGCCCGCCGCCGAGCCGGCGCCGGTCGTCTCTCCTCTGACCGCCAACATTTCGCTCACGAGCAACTACAAGTTCCGTGGCCAGGACCAGGATCAGATCGGGAACAACGGCTTTTACAAGAAGCGCGGTATCAAGCCGGCGATTCAAGGTGGCTTCGACTACGCGCATGAAAGCGGCTTCTATGTCGGCAACTGGAACTCCAGCGTGAACTGGCTCTCGGGCAACAGCATCGAAAGCGACATTTACGGCGGCTACAAGTTCAAGGGCGGCCCGATCGACTGGGACGTGGGCGTGCTGACGTATATCTACCCGGGCAACAAGAACGGCAACACGACCGAGGTCTACGGCGCTGGCACCTACAGCGACGAAGCCTTGGGCGCACTGACGCTGAAGTACTCGCACACCGTCTCCAAGGACTACTTCGGCTACGCCGGCGCCAACACCTACAACCCGTACCTCAACCCGTTCGGTTCGCGTCCGTCGGGCCGCGGCACGGGCTACCTGAACCTGTCGTACGCCAAGGAAGTGATCCCGCACCTGACGCTGAAGGCGGCCGTCGGCTACACCCGCATGTCCAGCGACATCCGCGAAATTGGCTACAAGAGCTACGTCGACTACAGCCTGGGCGGCACCTGGGACTTCGGTGGTGGCCTGGCGCTCACCGGCGCCGTGCAAGGCGCGAACAAGAAGGACTCGTACCTTCTGTCGACCGGCACGGGTGTCGACGTCTACGGCGACGGCTCCTTCATCTACGGCGCGACCTCGCAGTCGATCAACAAGCCGCGCCTGATCGTCACGCTCACCAAGACCTTCTAA
- a CDS encoding helix-turn-helix domain-containing protein — protein sequence MVAPPLQGPLKSTPLHSLRDVLAYNVRAYRVQRGLSQEKLGFAAELDRTFISQVERARVNVSVDNIEKLARSLEVDPSSLLARPEKAKKRKSATEGKIAK from the coding sequence ATGGTGGCACCACCACTGCAAGGCCCTCTTAAGTCAACTCCTTTGCATTCGCTTCGCGATGTGCTCGCTTACAACGTCCGCGCGTACCGGGTGCAGAGAGGGCTTTCTCAAGAGAAACTTGGGTTCGCAGCCGAGCTAGATCGGACATTCATCAGTCAGGTAGAGCGCGCTCGGGTAAACGTCTCGGTCGACAACATCGAAAAGCTAGCTCGAAGCTTGGAAGTCGATCCCTCCTCCTTGCTAGCCCGGCCTGAAAAGGCCAAAAAGAGGAAGTCAGCAACGGAAGGGAAGATTGCGAAGTAG
- a CDS encoding BPSL0761 family protein has translation MTVPYERRRAIEWAGQALRDMRSETKDATLWGAAVPEKLRQLATQILRHYPTPEQIDAATGMDDVPVSGWIAGEPGDREKPTESDRDSHRG, from the coding sequence ATGACAGTGCCCTACGAACGCCGAAGGGCTATTGAATGGGCAGGACAAGCTCTGCGTGACATGCGGTCCGAAACCAAGGACGCAACGCTGTGGGGGGCTGCCGTTCCTGAAAAGCTACGGCAGCTTGCAACGCAGATTCTTCGGCATTACCCAACACCGGAGCAAATTGACGCGGCGACTGGCATGGACGATGTGCCAGTGAGCGGGTGGATCGCAGGCGAGCCCGGCGATCGCGAGAAGCCCACCGAGAGCGATCGTGATTCTCACCGTGGATGA
- a CDS encoding glycerol-3-phosphate dehydrogenase C-terminal domain-containing protein — MSRQARKKGGSRLDGNTGSGLHGTQQHDIDVSASGLVTVTGGKWTTYRAIAEEVVDECIANGALEKLAPCRTLTLALVAAGEASMPSLVQYGRDSTLVEQMPGADASICGSLTEGMVRFSIRYEFARNVEDILARRTRILFLDARSATACSSRVAQIIRDELDVDPGLKLFQDLAAQYAGVT, encoded by the coding sequence GTGAGCCGCCAGGCTCGCAAAAAGGGTGGGTCAAGATTAGATGGAAATACCGGGTCAGGATTGCATGGAACTCAACAGCACGACATAGATGTGAGCGCGAGCGGCCTCGTTACGGTGACGGGCGGCAAGTGGACAACTTATCGAGCCATCGCAGAAGAGGTTGTTGACGAATGCATCGCGAACGGAGCGCTTGAAAAGTTGGCACCTTGCCGAACCTTGACACTTGCGCTCGTGGCAGCTGGTGAAGCTTCTATGCCGAGTCTGGTTCAGTACGGGCGCGATTCCACGCTGGTTGAACAGATGCCCGGGGCCGACGCTTCGATCTGCGGATCACTTACTGAAGGGATGGTTCGTTTCTCAATTCGGTACGAGTTTGCGCGCAATGTCGAGGACATCCTTGCCCGCAGAACACGCATCCTGTTTTTAGATGCGCGTTCGGCGACAGCTTGCTCCTCGCGGGTGGCTCAAATCATTCGCGATGAGCTTGATGTAGATCCCGGGCTGAAACTCTTTCAAGATCTTGCTGCTCAGTATGCAGGAGTGACTTGA